The region GGGCAACTTACCCGCAAACGCTCAACCGGAAATTCAGGCAGACCGCGCAGAGGTTCGCCGGGGTCTGCGACCTGTAGGGGGGAGGCGCGATACCAGTTGATCATCGCCCGCAGCCGCCCCGGCCGTCCCCATTCCGCGCGGTAGGCCTCAAGCCGGTCGGCTGTCATCCAGCTTAGGTCCATATGGGCTGAAAACAGCTTGAGCAGCCCCGCGAAATCGTCTTTGGCCAGTCTTACGGCACTGCCTTCGGCGCGCAGCGTGTTAATGTACTGCGAAGCCTGCGACTGAGCGCCACCAGCGGCCATGGCCCGTTGAAACGGCACCGGATGTACGCCGTTCAGGATGATCAACCGGGCAACCAAATCGGGCCGGAACATCGCCAAGGCATAGCCGACCGAAGCGCCCCAATCATGGGCCAAGACAGTCACTGACCTTTCGCCGATCAATTCGGCCATATCGGCCATGAGATGCGCCATGGCATAGGGTTCGATCCCCTCGGGCGCGCTGCTTTGGCCATAGCCGCGCTGGTCTGGCGCGATACAGTGAAAATCGTCGCAAAGTAGGGGAGCCAGATCGCTCCAAGCGCCACCATACTCGGGAAAGCCATGGAGCATGAGCAGAGGTGGCAGGCTTTCATCGCCCCAATGGCGGATAAAAATCTCCTGACCGTTTATTCGGCGGGTTTCGGTCCGTGTCGGTTCCATCGCCAGCCCTCCTGCATCCAGCTTTGCCGTTAAGGGCCGCGGACGCAAGGAATTCATGTCAAAATTGGGGCAACAAAGCCCCGCAACCCTATGACAGAGCGTAAAAACCGGACTTTCCCTTTGCAGTGGCCCGGCGTAAGGCTTTCTCATGACCAAAGTAATGACCAACCGCAATCACGTCCGGGCGATCTTGACGCTTGGCCTGCCGCTGATCGGCGGACATTTGGCACAGATGGCCATCGGGGTGACCGATACGGTCATGCTGGGTTGGTATTCGGTTGAGGCGTTGGCGGCGGTGGTGCTGGGCAGTACCTATTTCTTCGTGCTGTTCATCTTCGGTTCGGGCTTTGCCATGGCGGTGATGCCACTGGTCGCGGCCTATGATGCCGAGGATGATGAGATCGGGCTGCGCCGCGCCACGCGCATGGGGCTGTGGCTGTCGGTGGGTTTCGCGTTGATCGCGCTGCCTGCGATGATCTGGTCGCCTGCGGTGCTGGACCTGCTGGGGCAGGGGCCGAACCTTGCCGATACAGCGGGCGATTACCTCAAAGTCGCAGGCTGGGGCATCGTGCCTGCACTGCTGGTCATGGTGCTGAAATCCTACCTCGCCGCTTTGGAACGCACGCAGGTCGTGCTGTGGATCACCCTGCTGGCCGCGGGGGTAAATGCGCTGGCGAATTACGCGCTGATCTTCGGCAACTGGGGCGCGCCCGAGCTTGGCGTGATGGGCGCGGCGGTGGCCTCGGTCACCACGCAGTTCGTCTCGCTGATCGGGGTGGTGATCTATGTGCTGATCGCCCTGCCGCAACACAGCCTGTTCGTGCGGCTGTGGCGGGTTGATACGCAGATGCTGGTGCGGGTCTTTACGCTGGGTCTGCCGATTGGTCTGACGACGCTGAGCGAAGTTGGTCTGTTTGCGGCCTCTTCGTTGATGATGGGCTGGCTGGGGACGATCCCGCTGGCCGCGCATGGCATCGCGATCCAACTCGCCTCTCTGACCTTCATGGTGCATCTGGGGCTGAGCAATGTCGCCACGATCCGCGCGGGAAATGCCTATGGCCGCCGGGATGTGCCGCATATGAAACGCGGCGCGGTGATCGTGACGGGGCTGTCGCTGGTCTTTGCGCTGATCACTATGGTCGGTTTTGTCGGCTGGCCCGAGCCGTTGATCTCGGTCTTTATGCAGGAGGATGAGCCTGCGCGGGTTGAGATCCTTACCATCGGCACTGGGCTGTTGGTGATGGCGGCTCTGTTCCAACTGGTCGACGGGGCGCAGGTGGTGGCGCTTGGCCTGCTGCGCGGGGTTCAAGATACCAAGATCCCGATGGTGATGGCCGCAATCAGCTATTGGGTTGTTGGTATGCCATGTTCCTATTTCCTTGGCTTCACGCTGGGGTTCGGAGCAATGGGGATTTGGGCTGGTTTGGTTGCCGGGCTGGGCGTTGCGGGCCTGTTGCTCAACGCGCGGTTCTGGGGCGTCACGGTCAAGTCGCTGGCCGGATAACTCTCAGCCCCGATCCATCCGATCCGCTTTTTTGCGCACCAAGGTGCTGCGCAGATCATGCATTGCCAGCAACAGGTCATCGGTCACGGCGTCAAGCTCGGCATCCGTGGCACGCGATTGCACCCATTGCGTGGTGAGGTTCAGATGCTCCACCGCGCGGCGGATATCGTCAATCTCCCGCGCATTAAGGGCCCGGCGGCGGGCATCGGCCCAGCGGGCGATCTCGGCCTCATCGGCTTCGGTCAGACGGTGCTGCCCATGCGGCTTTACCTCGCCACTGCGGATGTTGACCACGGCGATCTGCTCCATCTCGATCCGGCGTTGGCGGTTTTCGGCATCAAGCCGAAACACCGCCGCGCCATTCTCGCGGACCCTAAAGTAATAGTCGGGAAGATCGCCTGCCATGGTTCGCCTTTACATCAGCCCGGCGCAGAAGGTCTGGATGCGGGTGCATGCCTCTTTCAACGCCTCGTCAGACGTAGCGTAGCTGACGCGGAAATTTGGCGAAAGACCGAAGGCCGCGCCAAAAACGACCGCAACACCGGTTTCCTCCAGCAGGGCGGTGGCGAAAGTCTCATCATCTGTGATTTTGGTGCCCGCCGCCGACGTCTTGCCGATCAGCCCCGAGATGGAGGGGTAGACGTAGAAGGCCCCTTCGGGCGTGGGGCAAGTGACGCCGGGGATGGCGCTGAGCATCTCGACCACAAGATTGCGGCGGCGCACGAACATCTCGTTATTCTCGGCAATGTAATCCTGCGTGCCGTTCAGCGCCTCGACCGCCGCCCATTGGCTGATGGTGCAGGGGTTGGAGGTGCTTTGCGACTGTATCTTGCGCATCGCGCCGATCAGCTTCTCCGGGCCTGCGGCATAGCCGATGCGCCAGCCGGTCATGGCATAGGCTTTGGAGACGCCATTGACGGTCAGCGTGCGGTCGTAAAGCGCGGGTTCGACCTCAGCCGGGGTGCAGAACGCGAAGCCGTCATAGGCGAGGTGCTCGTACATGTCGTCACTCATCACCCAGACATGCGGGTGGCGCATCAGCACGTCCGTCAGCGCCTTCAACTCGTCCCGGCTGTAGCCCGCCCCGGTGGGGTTCGAGGGCGAGTTGAAGATGAACCATTTGGTTTTCGGCGTGATCGCCTCTTCCAGCGCCTCTGGGGTGAGCTTGAAGTTGTTTTCCAACGTCGCAGGCGCAATCACCGGGGTGCCGCCTGCAAGCAGCACCATATCGGGGTAGCTGACCCAATAGGGCGCGGGGATCACGACTTCTTCGCCGGGGTTCATCGTGGCCCTCAGCGCGTTGTAGAGGATTTGCTTGCCCCCCGTCCCGACGCTGATCTGCGACGGCGTATAGTTCAGCCTGTTGTCGCGTTTGAATTTGGCGCAGATCGCCTGTTTCAACTCGGGAATGCCGTCGACGGCTGTGTATTTCGTCTTGCCCGCGTTGATCGCGGCCACTGCAGCGTCCTTGATGTTCTGCGGCGTATCAAAATCCGGCTCCCCTGCGCCAAGCGCGATAATGTCGCGCCCCGCGGCCTTGAGTTCTGCGGCCTTGGTGGTGACGGCGATGGTGGGCGACGGTTTGACCCGATCAAGGGTCGCGGACAGCAGTTCCATTTCAGCCTCGGATTGCTTATGAATATCCCCACGTTCATAGGGGGCGTCCCCGCACCCGGCAAGGGTGTCTGGCAGGAGATGAAACATGACCGACGAGATTGACTGGTACGGCCCCGAGGCCGCCACCTTTGGCGACCGGGTCGCGGCGGCCCGCGAACAGACTGGCATGACACAGGCGATGCTGGCCAAACGGCTCGGCGTGCGTCTGGCGACTTTGCGAGGCTGGGAAGAAGACCTGTCCGAGCCGCGCGCCAACCGGCTTTCGATGCTGGCGGGGCTGCTCAATGTCTCCATGATGTGGCTGATCAATGGCGAAGGCGAAGGCGTCGATGCCCCCGAAGCGGGTGAAACCGCCCGCCGGGTTGATCTCGAAGAGGTGCTGGCCGACATGCGCGCCCTGCGCACCGACCTGCTGAAAAAAGCCGAGACTGTCGGCAAATTGGAAAAGCGCATTCGGCGCCTTATGACGGAGCCCGCAGATGCCTGAAATCCATGAACACCGGTTGAAACGCCTGCAAATGCGCTCCATGCGCCGGGGCATCAAGGAAATGGACCTGATCCTATCGGCCTATGCCGAGGCGCGATTGCCGCAGATGGATGACGCGGGCCTTACGCTTTATGATCAGATGCTGAATGAGAACGATCACGACCTCTATCTTTGGGTCAGCGGGCAAGCCGAAGCCCCCGCCGACTATGCGGCATTGGTCGCGGATATTCGCGGACAATTGGCCGAGACACGGGCTTAATTCAGAAAAACCCTGCGGGTTTAACGAATTATTCTGCTTTTTTAGAGAGTTTCCAGTTCAAACAAGGTGAACCGGAGATGTCGCATGAGCATTCAAGACCCCGCCAGGCAGCCGATGGCCGTGAAAGGTTTCATGGTCGGCTACCTTGAATCCCTGTCTTTGGTAGAGCGTTTACACCGCCTGCTGCTGGACGTGATCAAGGATGAATTTGAACGCGTCGGCGTGTTGGAGATTAATGCGGTGCAAGCGCTGCTTTTGTTCAACATCGGCGATAATGAGGTAACCGCGGGCGAGTTGAAAAGCCGTGGTTACTATCAGGGCAGCAATGTCAGCTATAACCTCAAGAAACTCGTTGAGATGGGCTATATGCACCATCAGCGCTGTGAGATTGATCGCCGGTCGGTCCGTGTTCGGTTGACGGAAAAGGGGCGCTATATCCGCGATGTCGTTTCAGAACTTTTCTCGCGTCACGCGGACGGGATGGAGAGTAAGGGCGTATTGGGGGACGCGGGGATTGAGGATATCACCCGCTCACTCAAACGGATGGAACGCTATTGGACGGACCAAATTCGCTATATCTACTGATCCATAGGGGCAGGCGGTGTGAGTTGGGAAAACACCATCCCGTCCAATTCCCGCAGCAGTTTCTCGGCCATGGCGCGCGCGTAATCCTCGAACCCCAGCGAGGTTTGCACGAAAGCCTCGGGGCCAAGCATCACCTCAGCCCGGTAGTAGGATGCTAGCGCGCCAATCTCGGCCTGTCGGCTGTCGCCAGAAGCGGGATCATCCGCACCGATCACCAGACCATTGATGGTCAGCCCGAGCGGACCAAAGGAGAGCGTCGCTAGACCGTCACGCACATCACGGGGGCGGGGGCCGAAGTTGGAGATGCCATCGCCGGAGATGTCGAGCGTGTGTTTCTGGCAATTGGCCCGCTCTGTGAGCAGTCGCGCGCCAAGTTGCATAGCCGCGCCAAGGGCCGTACCGGGCGAAGCCTCTCGCCGCTGGGTAGCGCGCAAGCGGCCAATGGCTACGTCAAGCGTGGCGGTATCGCTCAGCGTTGTCCAAGGCAGGATCACGGCCTGATCACCCGATCCGCTCCATTCGAAAACCAGAAGATCAACGTGATGCCCCGGCAGCATGAGGAGAGCCTGCCGCACCCGGGGGTCGTTCAGCGCATCGGCCAAGCCGCCGATCTGCAACCGATATTCCCGCGCATCAACTGAGCCGGAAACGTCTAGTCCCAGAGCGAGCGCCTGCCGACAGGCGGCCTCGGCCCCAGCCGCGCTGTTGAGCGCGAGACAGAAAGCAAGCGCCGCGCGGATCATCCTTTTGGTCCCTGTATCTGCGGCAGCGCGCCCAAAGCTGGGGGAGAGACTTCTCGGATCAGTTTGACCCGCATGGCGCGTTCCAAATCGGCAAAGCCCGAAGCGACGATCATGAAGGCCCCCAGCCCATGCGCACTTGGGATTTGTAAAAGGCAATGAGGCCAAGTTCCCCTTCGAAATCTGCAGCATTCACGACAAGTCCGTTTACGGAGATCTCCGAAAAATGCGCCGCGCGATAGGCCGTTTTTGGCCCGAAACCTTCGTTGTTCTGCCCATCGCCTGCCATATCGATCACCCGGGCATCGCAGGCAGGCGCGCCGTCAAATAACGTCGCACCAAACCGCAAAGCGTGGCCCATCGCGGTGGGCAGGCTGCTTTCGCTCCGCAAGCTGGTCTCAATAATGTCAGCGGCGCGGGTGAGGGCGGCGGGGTGGTCGATCAGCGTCCAATCCAGCACGATCTGCTGATGCGCTTCGCCGGACCATTCATAGGCTGCAAGTGCCACAGCCGTGTCGCTGGCAAAAAACGCCCGAGCAACCGAGGGCGCGCGCAGTGTCGCAGCCAGCCCGCCGCGTTGCAACCGGTCCTCCTCGGGATCAACAGAGGAGGAGACATCCAGCGCCAGTAACAGCGCAAGACGACAGGGTGCCGCCTGCGCTGCGGCCATGGGCGCAAGCATCAGCGCCAGCGCGGCACTGATGCAAAACCTTACCAATGACCGGTGTTCTCCATGCTGGCCCAAGGCTCCTGCGCGGGGAGGGCATCGCCCTCTTGCAGCAACTCTACCGAGATATTGTCGGGCGAGCGCACAAAAGCCATACGCCCGTCGCGCGGTGGGCGGTTGATCGTTACGCCGTTGTCTTGCAGCATCTGGCAGGTCTCATAGATATTCTCGACCGTATAGGCGAGATGGCCGAAATGGCGGCTGTCGCTGGGCAATTCATCATCGCCGTCCCAGTTGTAGGTCAGCTCAACATCTGCATGGCCATCGTCCATGCCCGGCGGGCAGAGGAAGACCAACGTGAAGCGGCCCCCTTCGTTGTCGATACGGCGCCGCTCAACAAGGCCCAGAAGTTTGTAAAATGCGATAGAGGCGTCAAGATCCTTCACGCGCACCATGGTGTGCAGGTATTTAATGGGCATCGGTGTTCCTTTGGTCGGTTGGGGCCGGTCAGAACAGGGATTGAAACCCCATGTTCAGGCCGAAATTCTCTGTCTCGAAGCGGGTGACGTTGGAATTTGTCTTCCGCGCTTCAAGGGTGAGTTTAGGGGCGAAACCGTAGGTGTCAAAGTCCGTAAAGACCAGCGAGGTCGAAGCAACGGCACCTAGATCAGCACGCGGGTCGGGGCCATAGAGCGGATCGTCATATTGTTTGGCCTGCGCACTCAGCGCAACTTGAGCCGTGGCACCGAGGACGGGCTTTGCAAAGGTATATTGCATGCCCAATGTGAGGGCCGTATGTGTCAAGGCCCGACTATCCGTATCGGTCCGCCCAAGTGTGGCGTTCCACGATAACCGCCCGCCGCTTGCGGTGGGACGGGCCCAATAGCTGCCCAGAGAGGCCGTCACCCCCGAGCGCAAATCGCTGTCTTTGCGGTGGGAATAGCCAAGCTCTGCGTTCCACGAAAACAGACGCTGCTCAGGCCGGACGTATGTTTGGCGCCAGTCGACCTTAACCTCATCGGCCAACGGGTCATTGGCAGACCAAAGCCTGCCAAAGCTCAGCGACAAGGTTTGACGCGGCGCCTCTGGTCCGGTGTTGAAGTCCCGCCCGATCTGGGCCTGTACCCGGCGAAAGGCGAAGTCCGAGGCGTTAACCCCTGCGGGCACGTCATCATCGGTAAAGACAGTGTGGCTTTCGGTCCAATTCAAGGAGACGAAATTCCGCTCGGTCTGAGTGGTGCCAAAGTTATAGCGCAGCGCCGTATTTTGACGCAGTACAACGCCTGAGATCGGGATGGCAGCGGGGTTGGTAAAGATCAAACCGCCCAGCACAAAGGTGTTGTCGCTGGGCGCTCCGTTGACATTGTCGCTGGGATTAATGCTGAAAGACAGGTTCACCGACCATGGGTTGGTGGTGCTGACATAGCGGTAATCCCGGATGGCGCGGGCGCGTGTAGGCGCATCGGGGGCCACATGAGCGGCCCGGCGCAGCCAGAACTGGGCTCTTGTCTTGGCCCCGTCTGACGACAGTGCCTGCGCCATGGCCATCGCCGCGCCAAAGCGCTCTACCGGCCTCTCGGCAGTCTGCCATCCTTGCCGTGCAGCTTGGCGGGCGCGGGTGTTGTCACCCAGGGTACGTCGGGCATGGGCATTCAGGATCAGACTGGTGCTGTCTTTGGGATCACGCAGTACCAGCACATCGGTGATATCTGCGGCGGCCTGTGCATGACCGCGCGCCAAAAGCTGCGCTGCAGTAAGCCGCGCGGCCTCAGGTTCAAGCGTGGTTTGAGCCGCGCCAAGGCCTGCGAAACTTTGGCTTAGCGCAGCGGCGAGGGCCAGCTTGTGCATCATTGCGTGGCAATGAAACCGCCGACTTCACGCACTCCGGAGCTTTCGACAAAGACGATGCCCGCGATCTCGCTCCCGCCCGGACCGGCAAAGACGCCCTGCCAATTGCCGGCGGCGCCTGTCGCTTCGCCCAGGCCGTCACGTTCGGTAGCGGTGGACGATGTAAGGCCGCTATTATCGAAGTCGATAGTCGTATCGGTAAGCGAAATAAACCCGTCCAACGCCCCGAGAGCCTGCCCGTTGACGTCATAGATCTGACGGTTGCTGATCGTGCCGCCCGCCGCGCCATCGACATCGAAATCGTCGAAATCCACCCGCAGAGTTGCATCGCCTGTGACGAAGGTCACCCCATTGTTTGACCCGTCGCGCGTGGTCCGGACGGCGGCATATTCACCGTTGTAGGAGTAGATCCCAGAAGAAGGCAGGTTGGGCTGTGACCCAAGCCGCTGCGCGCCCGCACCGCCATAGCCAAAGTCGACGTAGCTATTGGTCCCGGCCGCGGCGACCTGCGAAGCACCTGTATCTGAGCGCCGGAAGACCGCGAAATACTGCACCTCGTTGGTGCCTGCGGCAGGGTCGCTCTCATAAGCATCGAAGCCGTTGTTAAAGTTCTCACGGGCGATCCGCCGATAGGCATTGTCGGGATCATCGAAGGGAATATTGTTAAGCGTCAGCGTGTCGGTCGTGCGATCGTAGGTGATGTTGTTCAGCGTTAGAAACTCGTTCTGCTCGGTAAAATAGACACTGTCGGTGCCAGCATCCGCATCCCCATCGCCTTCGCCGCCAAAGGGCGGTGTTCCACCACAGGCCGAAAGCCCCAAGCCGAGCACGAGGCCCGTCCAAATCCGTGTCATAATGCTCTGCCTCGATTTTATGTCAGCTTGTTTTGGCAGACTGTCCCAAAGTGACGGATGTTCTGTCAACGTGCTTGGAGCGTGACGGGCAACTTGGGGGAAGAGTGCAGCCGAAAAGCAATAGCGCCTGCATAAGAATAGGGGCGCTTGAGGATGTGGACGTGGACAGCTATGCAGAAGCAGATACCACGAATAACGGGGGGTGCCGCGTGAAACAGTACCATGATGCGCTGCGCGAAGTGCTGGAGCAGGGGGTGACCTCGACCGACCGCACCGGGACGGGGACGATCTCGCATTTCGGGATGCAACAGCGCTACCGGATGGCCGATGGTTTTCCGTTGGTCACAACCAAGAAGCTGCATCTGAGATCCATCGTGCATGAGCTTTTGTGGTTCCTCGCGGGCGACACGAATATTGCCTATCTAAAGGAAAACGGCGTCTCCATCTGGAACGAATGGGCGGATGAGAACGGCGACCTCGGCCCGGTCTATGGCCATCAATGGCGGCGTTTTCCAATGGTGGGCGAACCCATGCCGCAGCCCGATGGCACGGTGCTGCATCAAGCAGGTCAAGTCGATCAGATCACCAAACTCATTGACGCGATCCGCAAGACCCCCGACAGCCGCCGCCTGATCGTCTCGGCGTGGAACCCCGGTGAGGTGGATCAGATGGCGCTGCCGCCCTGCCATACGCTGTGGCAAGTGCGCATCGCGGGCGGCAAGCTGCATTTGCAGCTTTACCAACGCTCTGCGGATATGTTCCTCGGCGTGCCGTTTAACATCGCCTCCTACGCGCTGCTGCTAGAGATGCTGGCGCATGTGACCGGCTACGCGCCCGGTGATTTCGTGCATACGATGGGCGACGCGCATATCTATTCCAACCATGTAGAGCAGGTGCAGACCCAGCTTGCCCGCACGCCCAAGCCACTGCCGAAGCTGCGGATCAACCGCAAGGTCAGCTCGATCTTCGATTTCCGCTATGAGGATTTCACCTTCGAAGGCTACGATCCCGATCCCGCGATCAAAGCGCCGGTAGCGGTCTGATGCTGAGCCTGGTCGTCGCCCGCGCCCGCAACGGAGCCATCGGCAAAGAGGGCGACATCCCTTGGTCGCTGCCTGAAGACCTGAGGTTCTTCCAACGCGAAACCACGGGCGGTGCCATTATCATGGGGCGTCGCACATGGGAGAGCCTGCCGTTTAAGCCATTGAAAAATCGCCTGAACTGCGTGGTCTCCAGCGCCGATATTGATGGTGTCCACGTGGTGCGCGACCCGCATGAGGCCTTGGGCTATTGCGCGGCAGAGGGCTACCGCCGCGTTTACGGCATTGGCGGCGAGGGGATTTACCGCGCGCTTCTGCCCTTAGCGGATCGGCTCTTGGTAACCGAAGTCGATCTGGAGATCGACGGCGCGGACGCGTTTTTTCCTGAGTTCGACCCCGAAGAATGGATTGAACTGGGAAATCTCTGTCTGCGTGCAACCGGACCTCGCGCCGTCGCGCGAGAGTGGCTGCGTCGCTGCTGACAGACCATTGACACGGGCCGCGCGCCGCGCATCACTGCGGCCTATGTTTGATCTCTCTGCACCCCCTGCGGGTTTTGTCGAAAACCCGTTCCCGCATTATGACCGTCTACTGCGCGAAACACCTGTACTGCCGCAGCCCGATGGCTCTGTGCTGATCTGCCGCCACGCAGACTTGAACGCGATCTACCGTGACACGACGCTCTATATCTCGGATAAAAAGCTGGCCTTCGCCCCGAAATTCGGCCCCGGCAGCCCTTTGTTCGAGCATCACACGACCAGTCTCGTCTTCAACGACCCGCCGTTGCACACCCGCGTGCGGCGGATCATGACCTCGGCCCTGACGCCCAAGGCGCTGGCGCGGATGGAGCCGGGGTTGATCGGCACCGTGGACAATCTGCTCGAAGGGCTCGGCCCGACGCCCGATCTGATCGAAGACTATGCCAGCTGCATCCCGGTGCAGATCATCGGCAATCTACTGGACGTGCCAATGGAAGAGCGCGGCCCGCTGCGGGACTGGTCATTGGCGATCCTCGGCGCGCTGGAGCCCACTTTGAGCGACGCGGAACTTGAGGCGGGCCATAGGGCAGTGCGCGAGTTCAAAGCCTATCTGCTAGACCTTATCGCGCGCCGACGAGCAGCGCCGGGCGATCCAGAGACCGACGTGCTGACGCGATTGATCGCCGGGGATGATGGTGGCCAGTTGACTGAAATCGAATTGATCCAGAACTGCATCTTCATCCTCAACGCGGGTCATGAGACGACGACCAACCTGATCGGCAGCGCCCTCGCGCTGCTGCACGACCACCCGGATCAAAAGGCGCGGCTTCTGGCCGCTCCTGAGTTGATCAGCCCCTGTATTGAAGAGGTGCTGCGCTTCCGCTCTCCCAACCAATTCGGCAACCGTGAAACCACCGCTGCTGTGACGCTGGGTGAGGTTGAGATTGCGGCTGGTAGCAACCTGCACCTTTGCATCGGGGCTGCCAACCGCGACCCGGAAGTCTTTGATCGCCCCACAGAATTTGACATCGCGCGCAGACCCAACCGGCATCTGGCCTTTGCCGGTGGCCCGCATGTTTGCGTGGGTCTCACCTTGGCACGAATGGAGGGAAAGATCGCCTTGCATCGTTTTCTGAACCGCTACCCGCACTACGAGATCAGCGATACGCGAAGGGGCGGGGGACGCATTCGTTTCCACGGCTATGCGATGCTTCCTGCCCGATTAAGTTAGGGTGCATCCCATTACAAAAGACTGGACTTGGCCAAACGGCCCCGGCAATCTTTGCTGTATTGGACATAAGTACAGTGATTTGCGAGGATTATCATGCGCCTAACTACAGCATTAGCAGCAGCCGTAGGGCTCTTTTCCGCGGCCATAGCCGGTGAAGTTTCTGCCGAGCTCAAGATTTACGCCTATCCCAGCAGCGCTAATTTTTGCCCCGCTGGACTGCAACCAATTACCATATCCGGCGTCATTTGCTGCGGCACCCCGAACCAAACCATGACCTATGCCGAGGTCAAGGCCCATCCCGTGGTCCGCCGCCAGCCTGTCGTTAAGGCGCGTCATGCAGCACCGCGTCGATCAGCCCGGGTGCCTTGCCCGGTGGGCGCAAAGGGCTGTTCATATGACTGAGTTGCAAAGCAACGCCCGGCGCGGGACGCCGGGTGTTATTTTGCGATGTCTTGGCTAGAGCAGGGCGAGTTCGGTGGCCATTTGTCGACCGTCGCGCCCTTCGGTCAGTTCATAGCTGACCTTTTGGTCGTCTGCCAAGCTGGTCAAGCCTGAGCGTTCGACCGCCGAAATATGAACGAATACATCGTTACCGCCGCTCTCGGGAGCGATGAACCCGTAGCCTTTAGTGGTGTTAAACCATTTCACGGTGCCAGTTGGCATGATTTCCGCGCCTCCTTTGTCTTTGACGTATCTGCCCAAGGCAGAATGGCGAAACCGATTGAATTGCGACCCGCCATAATAGAATGATCGCGCGGACTTCGAAAAAATCAAGCGATCAAAGGCGAAACCCGCAAAAGGGCTTATGGTCGCAAAGCTGAGGAAGAGGGTTATGCTGATTTACGGGCTGAAAAACTGCGACAGCTGCCGCAAGGCCATGAAGGCGCTGCCGGAGGCGCAGTTGGTCGATGTGCGCGGGGCGGGTGTGCCGGACGCTGTGCTGACGCAGGCATATGAGCGCTTCGGATCGGCCTTGCTCAACACGCGCTCAACGACTTGGCGGGGGCTGGATGACGCGGCGCGCGCACAAGAGCCGCTTGCTTTGATCCAGGCGCATCCCGCCGTAATGAAGCGGCCCTTAATTGAGGTCGATGGAGTGCTATTTCTAGGTTGGAACAAAGAGATAGAAGGCGACGTTAATGCGATGCTTTAACTGCGTTTTGCAAATAATCGGTCTAAAGATATGGGCCCGGCACCCTTGAACATCAGGACCAGAAGCAAGAAAACCCAGAGCGCCCGTTGATCCAGGATATGGGCGTCAGGGAA is a window of Sulfitobacter sp. W027 DNA encoding:
- a CDS encoding VOC family protein; protein product: MPIKYLHTMVRVKDLDASIAFYKLLGLVERRRIDNEGGRFTLVFLCPPGMDDGHADVELTYNWDGDDELPSDSRHFGHLAYTVENIYETCQMLQDNGVTINRPPRDGRMAFVRSPDNISVELLQEGDALPAQEPWASMENTGHW
- a CDS encoding DUF1194 domain-containing protein, with product MIRAALAFCLALNSAAGAEAACRQALALGLDVSGSVDAREYRLQIGGLADALNDPRVRQALLMLPGHHVDLLVFEWSGSGDQAVILPWTTLSDTATLDVAIGRLRATQRREASPGTALGAAMQLGARLLTERANCQKHTLDISGDGISNFGPRPRDVRDGLATLSFGPLGLTINGLVIGADDPASGDSRQAEIGALASYYRAEVMLGPEAFVQTSLGFEDYARAMAEKLLRELDGMVFSQLTPPAPMDQ
- a CDS encoding MarR family winged helix-turn-helix transcriptional regulator, whose protein sequence is MSIQDPARQPMAVKGFMVGYLESLSLVERLHRLLLDVIKDEFERVGVLEINAVQALLLFNIGDNEVTAGELKSRGYYQGSNVSYNLKKLVEMGYMHHQRCEIDRRSVRVRLTEKGRYIRDVVSELFSRHADGMESKGVLGDAGIEDITRSLKRMERYWTDQIRYIY
- a CDS encoding pyridoxal phosphate-dependent aminotransferase encodes the protein MELLSATLDRVKPSPTIAVTTKAAELKAAGRDIIALGAGEPDFDTPQNIKDAAVAAINAGKTKYTAVDGIPELKQAICAKFKRDNRLNYTPSQISVGTGGKQILYNALRATMNPGEEVVIPAPYWVSYPDMVLLAGGTPVIAPATLENNFKLTPEALEEAITPKTKWFIFNSPSNPTGAGYSRDELKALTDVLMRHPHVWVMSDDMYEHLAYDGFAFCTPAEVEPALYDRTLTVNGVSKAYAMTGWRIGYAAGPEKLIGAMRKIQSQSTSNPCTISQWAAVEALNGTQDYIAENNEMFVRRRNLVVEMLSAIPGVTCPTPEGAFYVYPSISGLIGKTSAAGTKITDDETFATALLEETGVAVVFGAAFGLSPNFRVSYATSDEALKEACTRIQTFCAGLM
- a CDS encoding alpha/beta fold hydrolase — translated: MEPTRTETRRINGQEIFIRHWGDESLPPLLMLHGFPEYGGAWSDLAPLLCDDFHCIAPDQRGYGQSSAPEGIEPYAMAHLMADMAELIGERSVTVLAHDWGASVGYALAMFRPDLVARLIILNGVHPVPFQRAMAAGGAQSQASQYINTLRAEGSAVRLAKDDFAGLLKLFSAHMDLSWMTADRLEAYRAEWGRPGRLRAMINWYRASPLQVADPGEPLRGLPEFPVERLRVSCPHLLVWGADDTALLPEATAGLETFVQDLTRIEIAGADHWLHHQRPAAVAEAILSWCPQRPL
- a CDS encoding helix-turn-helix domain-containing protein — encoded protein: MTDEIDWYGPEAATFGDRVAAAREQTGMTQAMLAKRLGVRLATLRGWEEDLSEPRANRLSMLAGLLNVSMMWLINGEGEGVDAPEAGETARRVDLEEVLADMRALRTDLLKKAETVGKLEKRIRRLMTEPADA
- a CDS encoding DUF1194 domain-containing protein; its protein translation is MAAAQAAPCRLALLLALDVSSSVDPEEDRLQRGGLAATLRAPSVARAFFASDTAVALAAYEWSGEAHQQIVLDWTLIDHPAALTRAADIIETSLRSESSLPTAMGHALRFGATLFDGAPACDARVIDMAGDGQNNEGFGPKTAYRAAHFSEISVNGLVVNAADFEGELGLIAFYKSQVRMGWGPS
- a CDS encoding MATE family efflux transporter; translated protein: MTKVMTNRNHVRAILTLGLPLIGGHLAQMAIGVTDTVMLGWYSVEALAAVVLGSTYFFVLFIFGSGFAMAVMPLVAAYDAEDDEIGLRRATRMGLWLSVGFALIALPAMIWSPAVLDLLGQGPNLADTAGDYLKVAGWGIVPALLVMVLKSYLAALERTQVVLWITLLAAGVNALANYALIFGNWGAPELGVMGAAVASVTTQFVSLIGVVIYVLIALPQHSLFVRLWRVDTQMLVRVFTLGLPIGLTTLSEVGLFAASSLMMGWLGTIPLAAHGIAIQLASLTFMVHLGLSNVATIRAGNAYGRRDVPHMKRGAVIVTGLSLVFALITMVGFVGWPEPLISVFMQEDEPARVEILTIGTGLLVMAALFQLVDGAQVVALGLLRGVQDTKIPMVMAAISYWVVGMPCSYFLGFTLGFGAMGIWAGLVAGLGVAGLLLNARFWGVTVKSLAG
- a CDS encoding succinate dehydrogenase assembly factor 2, whose protein sequence is MPEIHEHRLKRLQMRSMRRGIKEMDLILSAYAEARLPQMDDAGLTLYDQMLNENDHDLYLWVSGQAEAPADYAALVADIRGQLAETRA